In Desulfobacter hydrogenophilus, the genomic stretch AAGCAGTGGCGGCCGAAGCCGGTGTGGATATTCCTCTGGATTTGATTAATGAAGTGAGCAAAAGAACCCCCCATTTATGCTCCTTAAGCCCCGGTGGAAAGGACCATATTGAAGATCTTGACGCAGCCGGCGGTATCCAGGCTGTCATGAAGGAACTTAGTGACAACAACATGATCGACACAAGTCTTGTGACAGCCACGGGTAAAACCATCAAAGAAAACCTTGAAAAAGTTAAGGTGAAATATCCTGATGTCATTCGGCCGGTTAACGATCCCTATCATAAGGAGGGCGGGCTTGCCGTATTGTTCGGCAATATTGCACCCGAAGGCTGTGTGGTTAAGCAGTCTGCGGTTCTGCCGGAAATGATGAAGCACCAGGGGCCTGCAAGGGTATTTGATTGTGAAGAAGATGCAAGCGCCGCAATCATGGAGCGACAGATCAATCCGGGCGATGTCATCGTGATCCGGTACGAGGGACCGGCCGGGGGGCCCGGCATGCGCGAGATGCTCACCCCCACATCAGCCATTGCAGGCATGGGGCTTGATGACCGCTGTGCCCTGATCACGGACGGCCGGTTTTCCGGTGGCACCAAAGGCGCAAGTATCGGCCATGTATCTCCGGAAGCGGCCCAGGGCGGCCTGATTGCCTTTGTAAATGAAGGAGATCAAATCCGCATTGATATTCCCAACAAAACCATTGAATTGATGGTACCTGAAGATGAACTTGCCCTGCGAAAAGCAGACTGGAAAAAACCCGAACCCAAAATCAAAAAAGGTTATATGGCCCGTTATGCCAAGATGGTGACATCTGCCGGCAATGGTGCCATATTTAAATAAAGGAGCGGATAATGAAACTTACAGGGGCCCAAATCCTGATTAAGATGATAAAGGCACAGGGTGTTGACACGATCTTCGGATATCCCGGCGGTGCCACCATTGATATCCATGATGAAATCATTAAACATGACGACTTGCGCCATATTCTGGTGCGACACGAACAGGGGGCTGTTCACATGGCCGATGCCTATGCAAGGGCGCATAAATCCACCGGTGTCGCACTTGTCACCTCGGGACCCGGTGCCACAAATGCCGTAACAGGACTTGCATCCGCCCATTGCGATTCCATTCCCATTGTCGTCTTTACAGGCCAGGTGCCCACAGGCCTTATCGGCAATGATGCTTTCCAGGAAGTGGACATCGTCGGCATCACACGCCCCTGCACAAAACACAACTACCTGGTCAAAGATCCAAACCAGCTTGCGGAGATCATCCAGGAAGCCTTTTTCATTGCCGGATCCGGCCGCCCCGGTCCTGTACTGGTGGATCTTCCCAAGGATGTTGTCCAGGCGCAAATTGAGTTTGAGATACCCGGGCCTACAAAAATGCGCAACTACAAGCCCAATTACAAACCGAATAAAAAGCAGTTGACAAAGGCTATAAAAATGCTCAAAGAGGCCCGCCGTCCCGTAATGTTCGGCGGTGGCGGCATCATTTCATCCGGTGCAAGCGATGAATTTACCCGGATTGCAAAATATGCCAATATCCCAGTTACGGCATCTCTGATGGGACTTGGTGCCTTTCCAGGATCCGATGATAATTGGCTTGGCATGCTCGGCATGCACGGCACCTACCGGGCCAATATGAGTATTGGCCATAGCGACTTGATTTTTGCGGCTGGTGTAAGATTTGATGACCGAGTAACCGGCAACCTTGAAAAATTTGCACCTGACGCACAAATCATTCAAATCGACATTGACCCCACATCCATTCATAAAAATGTTAACGTTGACTGCCCCATTGTAGGGGACTGCAAAATGGCCCTGGCAAGTATTGCCGCGCTTATGGAAAAAGAAGCACCTGAAAATTTTATGAACGACCGGGATGCATGGATGAACCGCATCAACGAGTGGAAAGAGCTGACACCTCTGACGTACGACCAGTCCTTTGACACCATCAAACCGCAATATGTGGTTGAAAAACTGTATGAGGTCACCCAAGGCAAAGCCATTGTTACCACGGAAGTGGGGCAAAACCAGATGTGGTCGGCCCAGTACTATCATTTTGAAGCGCCCAATCATTTTATAACATCAGGCGGTCTTGGTGTTATGGGGTTTGGCCTGCCCGCAGCCATCGGTGCCAAGGCCGCGGCCCCTGACAAAACAGTTGTCTGTGTGGCAGGGGATGGCTCAATACAGATGAATTCCCAGGAGCTGATGACGGCTGTCGCTGAAAAACTGGATGTAAAAATCGTTATTTTAAACAACCGCTATCTTGGGATGGTGCGCCAATGGCAGGAACTTTTCTACAACAAAGTATATGCCGACACCAATATGGAGGCCCAGCCCGATTTTGTAAAGCTTGCCGAAGCTTACGGGGCAACCGGTTTCAGGTGTGACGATCCGGCCAAGGTGACCCAGACCCTTGAAACGGGATTGAATACCCCCGGTACGGTGATCATGGAATTTGTTGTAGACCGTGAAGAATCGGTCTATCCAATGGTTCCGGCAGGCGGGGCCATCACTGATATGCTTCTGGTTTAAAAAGGAAAATTGATATGGAAACCAACAGATATATTTTATCAATTCTTGTGGACAATGAACCGGGGGTTCTGTCCCGGATTTCAGGCCTGTTCTCGGGCCGCGGGTTTAACATTGACTCCTTAAGCGTTGCAAAAACAGCAGATCCGGATGTTTCAGTGGTCACCTTGGCCACCTTCTGTGACGCACACATCATAGAACAGATCAAAAAACAGCTGCATAAGCTGATCAATGTCATCACGGTTAATGATTTAACGCAAAAAAAATATGTGGAGCGTGAGCTTGTCCTGGTCAAGGTCCATGCAAAAACCGAAAAACGGGCTGAAATTATGCGGATTGTTGATATTTTCAGATCCAGGATCGTTGATGTGGGCTGCTCACACTTTATTATTGAAGTGTCAGGAGATTCAGGCAAAATAAAGGCCTTTGTTGAGCTGATGAAGCCCATGGGCATTGTTGAGATTGCCTCCACCGGCACCATTGCCCTGGGCAGGGAGACCGGAAAATGAATGTAGTAAAAGCAAAGAAAAAAGCCTTGCTTTACGACACAACCTTACGCGATGGGATGCAGGGGGAAAATATTTTCTTTTCCCCCGAGGATAAGCTCAAAATCGCCATGCGACTGGATGATGCCGGTATCCACTACATTGAAGGGGGCTGGCCCGGCTCCAATCCAGGGGCCCAGGCTTTTTTTGATCTGGTCAGGGACAAACAGTTCAAACAGGCCAAAATCTGCGCATTCGGATCCACAAGAAGACAAAATTCAACCTGTGAAGAAGACGGCAACATCAAGGCCCTGATTGATTCAGATGCGCCAGTGGTTACAATTTTCGGCAAATCCTGGGATCTGCATGTCACAGAGATCATGAACAATACCCGGGAAGAAAACCTGGCCATGATTACGCAAAGCGTATCCTATCTCAAGGCCCAGGGTCGTGAAGTCTTCTATGATGCTGAACATTTTTACGACGGATATAAGGCCAACGCCGATTTTGCGCTGGAAACCCTGGAAGCGGCTTTGGAAGGTGGGACCCGTTGTCTGATACTGTGTGACACCAACGGCGGCAGCCTCCCCTGTGACATTGACACCATCACCAGGAAAATCATTGCCCATTTCAAAAATTATGATGATGTCATTTTTGGTATACATACCCATAATGACTGTGCCATGGCTGTTGCCAACACCATCAACGCAGTGCATGCCGGTGCAACCATGGTGCAGGGCACAATAAACGGATATGGGGAACGCTGCGGCAATGCCGATCTCACAGCGATTATCCCCATCCTGGCTCTTAAGATGCACAGGAATTGTATCAGTGAAGAAAATTTGGCCAAGCTACAGAATCTGTCCAGATTTGTATCTGAGACAGCCAATATGCAGCCCATCGCCTCCAGACCCTTTGTGGGTCACTCTGCGTTTACGCATAAAGGCGGGGTTCATGTGTCGGCCATCATGAAAAACCCCAAAGCCTATGAACACATAGCTCCGGAACTTGTGGGCAACCGCCGACGGGTTCTGGTATCCGAGCAGTCCGGCAAGAGCAACATTGTCTATAAGGCCAAGGAACTTGGGGTTGATCTGGGCGATGACGAATCCAAAAAGACCTTGATTGTCAACAACATCAAGGAGATGGAAAACTACGGGTATGAATTTGACACAGCGGAAGGGACCCTGAAGCTGCTCATGGAAAAACTCACAGAGCAGTATCAATCCCATTTTGATCTGGAATCCTTCAGAGTGGTGGTGGAAAAGGACAAGGAACGCCCCTGTTATTCCCATGCCATGATCAAAATCCGGGTTGGAAACGAAACCGAAATCACCTCAGCCGAAGGCGAAGGTCCGGTATCTGCCCTTGATAATGCCCTGAGAAAGGCATTGGCGACCATGTATCCCGGCGTCAAAGACCTTCATCTGGTGGATTTTAAAGTTCGTGTTATTGACGGATCCGACGGAACCGATTCAAAAGTCAGGGTATTGATCGAGTCCCGGGATACGGACAATATCTTTTCAACCATTGGTGTTTCCGAGGATATTATCGAAGCCTCATGGCAGGCGCTGGCGGACAGTTTTCAGTATAAACTGGCGCTGGACCATAAAAAATGAAGCAAAGGCGGCCGCATCAAGTGAATAGATATTTTTATTTTCAGATCGACCGGTTTTGTCTTTTTTAAATACATTACAATGAAAAAACCCCCCAGGCTTTTAATAGTCAGGGGGTTTTTTATATTTTTTTACGACGTCATTAAATTTAATCGGACTTCAACACAGACAGGAACGCTGACTGCGGAATCTCCACAGACCCGACCATCTTCATTCTTTTTTTGCCTTTTCTCTGTTTTTCAAGAAGCTTACGCTTCCTTGAAATATCACCGCCATAACATTTGGCGGTAACATCTTTGCGATAGGCAGAAATGGTTTCCCTTGCAATGAACTTGCCGCCAATAGCTCCCTGGATGGGTATTTTAAACTGCTGTCTTGGAATTTCTTCACGCAGCTTTTTGCAGGCAGATCTGGCCTTGCTCTCTGCTTTATCCCGGTGGATCAGCATGGAAAGTGCATCAACCCGTTCCCCATTGATCAGAAAATCAAGTTTTACAAGATTTGTTTCCTGGTAGCCTGCAATTTTATAATCAAAGGAACCATAGCCCTGGGTCACACTTTTAAGGCGGTCATAAAATTCATAAACCACCTCGGCCAAAGGCAGGATAAAATTCATTTCCATACGGTTTGATGTCAGATACTGATAATTGGTGCTGATGCCCCGAAATTCATGGCAGACCTGCATGACATTGCCCATATATTTATCCGGAACAATAATAGAGGCTTTGATAATGGGTTCCCTGACACATTTTATTTCTGTGGGATCAGGATATTCAGTTGGGTTGTCAATGATCTTCACTTCCCCTGACACATAGGTGACTTCATACTGAACCGAAGGAGAGGTCAAAATCAATGAAATATCATATTCCCGCTCAAGGCGTTCCTGAACCACCTCAAGGTGTAAAAGCCCCAGAAACCCACAGCGGTAACCAAACCCCAGTGCTGCAGATGAATCCTTTTCATAAATCAGGGCGGCATCATTCAATTTGAGTTTTTCCAGGGCCTCGGTCAGTTCCACATAATCATCTGATGCCACCGGATACATGGAAGAAAATACCACGGGCGTAGGCTCTCTGAAACCGCCCAGCGCTTTGTCGCACCGTTTGTCCGGCATGGTCACTGTATCACCGATTCTAACATCGGATATAAGCTTTATCCCTGCAAGAAAATACCCTACTTGGCCTGCTTCGAGAATAGGCATAGGGTTCCTTTTGATCTGGAACAGTCCCACTTCTTCAACCTTGTAGGTCGAATTATTAGACATAAACTGTATCCGGTCCCCTTTTTTGATATTTCCCTCAAAAATTCTGATATGAATAATAACACCTCGGAAAGCATCATAGTGAGAATCAAAGACCAGGGCCTTAAATGCGCCTGTATCTTCAATGGTGGGACCGGGTATTTTGTCAACAATGGTCTGAAAAATTTTATCAACACCTACTCCCGTTTTTGCG encodes the following:
- the ilvB gene encoding biosynthetic-type acetolactate synthase large subunit, encoding MKLTGAQILIKMIKAQGVDTIFGYPGGATIDIHDEIIKHDDLRHILVRHEQGAVHMADAYARAHKSTGVALVTSGPGATNAVTGLASAHCDSIPIVVFTGQVPTGLIGNDAFQEVDIVGITRPCTKHNYLVKDPNQLAEIIQEAFFIAGSGRPGPVLVDLPKDVVQAQIEFEIPGPTKMRNYKPNYKPNKKQLTKAIKMLKEARRPVMFGGGGIISSGASDEFTRIAKYANIPVTASLMGLGAFPGSDDNWLGMLGMHGTYRANMSIGHSDLIFAAGVRFDDRVTGNLEKFAPDAQIIQIDIDPTSIHKNVNVDCPIVGDCKMALASIAALMEKEAPENFMNDRDAWMNRINEWKELTPLTYDQSFDTIKPQYVVEKLYEVTQGKAIVTTEVGQNQMWSAQYYHFEAPNHFITSGGLGVMGFGLPAAIGAKAAAPDKTVVCVAGDGSIQMNSQELMTAVAEKLDVKIVILNNRYLGMVRQWQELFYNKVYADTNMEAQPDFVKLAEAYGATGFRCDDPAKVTQTLETGLNTPGTVIMEFVVDREESVYPMVPAGGAITDMLLV
- the ilvN gene encoding acetolactate synthase small subunit, producing METNRYILSILVDNEPGVLSRISGLFSGRGFNIDSLSVAKTADPDVSVVTLATFCDAHIIEQIKKQLHKLINVITVNDLTQKKYVERELVLVKVHAKTEKRAEIMRIVDIFRSRIVDVGCSHFIIEVSGDSGKIKAFVELMKPMGIVEIASTGTIALGRETGK
- the ilvD gene encoding dihydroxy-acid dehydratase — translated: MKRSSIATQGVARAPHRGLLKALGYTDIELNRPLIGIANSANELIPGHMHLDSIVKAVKAGISMAGGTPMEFSTIGVCDGIAMNHIGMHYSLASRELIADSIEVTAMAHPFDGIVMVPNCDKIVPGMLMAAARLNIPAIFVSGGPMLAGRHPHDRAKKIDLITIFEAVGAVQSDKMTEEELLEMENAACPTCGSCAGMFTANSMNCLTEAIGMGLPGNGTIPAPMSSRVRLAKAAGMQIMNLVVHDITPDKIMTRQAFMNALAVDMALGCSTNTVLHLKAVAAEAGVDIPLDLINEVSKRTPHLCSLSPGGKDHIEDLDAAGGIQAVMKELSDNNMIDTSLVTATGKTIKENLEKVKVKYPDVIRPVNDPYHKEGGLAVLFGNIAPEGCVVKQSAVLPEMMKHQGPARVFDCEEDASAAIMERQINPGDVIVIRYEGPAGGPGMREMLTPTSAIAGMGLDDRCALITDGRFSGGTKGASIGHVSPEAAQGGLIAFVNEGDQIRIDIPNKTIELMVPEDELALRKADWKKPEPKIKKGYMARYAKMVTSAGNGAIFK
- the lepA gene encoding translation elongation factor 4, giving the protein MKHDHLNIRNFSIIAHIDHGKSTLSDRLIQLSGIIEDRDMKEQILDSMDIERERGITIKSQTVSLPYTASDGSKYLLNLIDTPGHVDFSYEVSRALASCEGALILTDATQGVEAQTLANLYLAMEHELVILPVINKIDLPSAEIEWVKNQIDEDLGLDSEQALLVSAKTGVGVDKIFQTIVDKIPGPTIEDTGAFKALVFDSHYDAFRGVIIHIRIFEGNIKKGDRIQFMSNNSTYKVEEVGLFQIKRNPMPILEAGQVGYFLAGIKLISDVRIGDTVTMPDKRCDKALGGFREPTPVVFSSMYPVASDDYVELTEALEKLKLNDAALIYEKDSSAALGFGYRCGFLGLLHLEVVQERLEREYDISLILTSPSVQYEVTYVSGEVKIIDNPTEYPDPTEIKCVREPIIKASIIVPDKYMGNVMQVCHEFRGISTNYQYLTSNRMEMNFILPLAEVVYEFYDRLKSVTQGYGSFDYKIAGYQETNLVKLDFLINGERVDALSMLIHRDKAESKARSACKKLREEIPRQQFKIPIQGAIGGKFIARETISAYRKDVTAKCYGGDISRKRKLLEKQRKGKKRMKMVGSVEIPQSAFLSVLKSD
- the cimA gene encoding citramalate synthase; amino-acid sequence: MNVVKAKKKALLYDTTLRDGMQGENIFFSPEDKLKIAMRLDDAGIHYIEGGWPGSNPGAQAFFDLVRDKQFKQAKICAFGSTRRQNSTCEEDGNIKALIDSDAPVVTIFGKSWDLHVTEIMNNTREENLAMITQSVSYLKAQGREVFYDAEHFYDGYKANADFALETLEAALEGGTRCLILCDTNGGSLPCDIDTITRKIIAHFKNYDDVIFGIHTHNDCAMAVANTINAVHAGATMVQGTINGYGERCGNADLTAIIPILALKMHRNCISEENLAKLQNLSRFVSETANMQPIASRPFVGHSAFTHKGGVHVSAIMKNPKAYEHIAPELVGNRRRVLVSEQSGKSNIVYKAKELGVDLGDDESKKTLIVNNIKEMENYGYEFDTAEGTLKLLMEKLTEQYQSHFDLESFRVVVEKDKERPCYSHAMIKIRVGNETEITSAEGEGPVSALDNALRKALATMYPGVKDLHLVDFKVRVIDGSDGTDSKVRVLIESRDTDNIFSTIGVSEDIIEASWQALADSFQYKLALDHKK